The genomic region ACGGGTGTCCACTTTTTATTCTAGCTCCAATTTATACATTATGGACTCGCAGGAGCTGGGCTAACGAACCTGAGAGTCCCTATTTTGCCTAAGAAGGTATCACTGGAATTCTAACGAATCGTAGTGACGTTATATGTTGCGTTTTGCCCGAATTAACCCTTTGGCAACTGAAATACAGTTAAATAGCGATGCTGAGGTTCGTTAGATTTTAAAATTCGGCCAAAATTGCCGAATAAGGTCTGTCAGGTTCGTTAGCACCTAGGAATTGAAACAATTAGGGGAGTCCCTGGTATACGTGTCTATTTTCTGGCAAGTGGTACAACGTTGCTCAGCCAAAAAAACCGAAACCGCGCAGCCCCGTGAATCAGGCTATGCGAGTTTCGGTTTTTTGGTTAAACGTTAGGCTTCTTTACAATCTTCTTAGCTAGCCAAAGGCAAAGCTTTGGTCACTTGAACCGTAATCGTCTCTGTGCTGGTTACGCCTGCGGCATTGATTAGCTCAGCACGGTACGTGTACGTTCCGTTAGCGCGACCAGACAATTCCGTTGTAGCACTTTGAGAAGCTGGTGTATCAGCTTTCAATGCTTGTGCATCAATCAATACATCATTCTCATAGAGACGGTATTCGGTTGCGTTCGTACCCCACCAGAGGTTCATGGATACGTTGTAGTTGCCGTCACCATCCCAGTTGTTTTGGGACAAGTTCGCTTTCCCTGGAGCAGCGTTCGTTACTTGAACGGTCAGCTCGTCACTGCGTGTAGTTCCTTTGTCGTTGGTCAGCTCAGCTACATACGTGTATGTTCCGTTAGCTTTGCCTGTAATAGCCGTTTTGGAGGACTGAGCCGATGGTGAAGCCGCAGTCAACTTCTGTGTATCGATCAGAACGCCATTCTCATACAGTTTGTACGTGGAACCATTTTCGCCCCACCAGAGGTTCATGCTTACGTTATACGAACCTTCGAACAGGCCAGTTGTATATCCATTATCAGAAGAAAGCACCGGTTTACCCGGTGCCCCTTCAGCTGGAGTGGAAGGTGTTTCGCCTCCACCTTGATTTTCTGCAGGTACAAAATCATTCAAGCCTCTAGGTTTCAATTGGTATACGTCTTTGAAAATAGCGGAAACGCCTGTGATATCGATTTTGTCACCAGCAACATAAGGGAAGGAAGTATCTGTCACACCTGTACGTGTATCTACACGGATATGTGTGCTCGTTCCGTCTGCTGCTACCGCGTCGAATTCAAAAGACCCAACTGGTGTAGCACTGATGATATTCTCAATCGTTACATCTTTCAATTGAACCAGTTGACCTTGGTTCGCATCTGTAATTGCTGTAACTTCGATTGGCGCAGGTACGGAAGCCGTACCTGTTTTCTCAATCGCGATGATATCGGTAAGCTCGAACTCGCTGTTATAGATGGTTGTTGCTGCTGTTACTTTCACCTTGTCACCAGCATGGAAGCCGCTAGTGTGCTGGAACACGTAGATTCCGGCAGTTTCATCCTGAAGATAGAAGGCTTGTCCACCAAACGCACCTGGTTCTGTCGTTACGACACCTTCGATAGTTACGGTAGTACCAACCGCTTTGGTGCGTGCTTCAGCAACAGTGATAGCCGCTGGAATCGGTCCTTCTTCTTCCGGAAGCTGTTCTGCCGGCACATTACCTACGGTCACGGCATTGGTGATCAGGTTACTGCCGTTCAGACGCAGACGCAAGCTCGCAGCACCAGTTGTCCCCGGTTTGATGCGAACGTTCAGATCTTTGATCCCGCGACCTTGGCTGTCCGAGGTTACACTGAATGTGGAGCTATAGCCGTACGAAGTCGGCCAAGTACCACTTTCATTCTGGATCATGGCGACCTGTGTTCCGCCAGTCAGATAGATACCGGCACTATAACCGGATACGGTTGTGTTCGGAGCCATGTTCTCCACAACCACACGAATCTGGAAGTCTTCTGCATTTGGAAGAGTATCCTGTTTCACGAAGCTGTATGCAGCGTTCGCACTGGATGCAGGGCCACCGTAAGAACCAGCCTTGAACGTGGAACGATCGTACCACTTGTATCCGGCAGCAGGTGCGGACCAAGGTTCAGCTTGTGGTTCTGTGGAAGCAGCCGGCTCTTCAAATGGCAACAGCGCTGTAGCTGTATCCAGTTCAAGTCCGTTCACTTGAGTCAGATCCGTGTAGTTCTCTTGTGTAGCAAGCCAGTTCACAGTGTTCACGAGCAACACAGCATCATCGGCTTCTTTAAAACCGTCATAAGTCGTTTTGCGTGTACCTGTCTCTTCACGCAAGTATTTCGGAGATGCATCTTCTACTGGAGAGGAGTCACCGATGAAGGCAGCCTTACCTGCGCCCAGCTTGGATACGGCTACGTAAGGACCTTCTTCGATCCCGCCGCCGTTGTATACGCCTTGGTCCACCGCGTTATTCCATTTTGCGTTGGTTTTTGGCAGGTACACAATGCCTTTTGCCTTTTCCGGATCAGTGATTGCGAGTGTTGAACCGGCGTGCATGGCTACAGCCGATACGCCTTCTGTGATGCCGAAGGCTTGGTCGGCCGGTACGACAATATTGGCGTTGATATCGCCAAGTGCGTTATAGCGGAATCGTACGCCGAAGTTATCGGACAACCAGTCCGTGCTGGTTACATTTTGCATGGCTTCCGAGTTGCGCTCATCTGTGCTCATACCTTTGGTTGGATCTTCAAAGGCTCCCCGACGATAACCGTTGATGACTTCTGAGCCATCCCAGCGGTTTTTATTACGGTCGGCATTATAGTGATCTCCAACGAAGAAGATGCTGCCGCCCATTTCAACATATTGTTTCAGTGCTGCCTGTTCGGATGTTTTGAAAGGAATTTGAGGCTCTGCAATAACGAATACGTTATACTCTTTCAGATCATCATAGGTAAATGGTGTCGTCTTGCGAAGTTCTTTGACATAATAACCATCATTCGCGAGTGCATTTCCGAAGTCGGAGAAACCTCCATCGATGACCCAGTCTGCAGCTCCAGCCGTCTGGCCGTGTGAGTTGTCGAACAAGACTTTCTTACCTGCGTTTTGGTTCACAACCTTCGCCTGGATGAACGGTGCCGGGTCTGTCGGCCCTTCCGCATGAACCGATGCATCTCCGTTCCATAATCCGGTCTGAAGCGGCAAAGCCATGGACAATGCCAAGAGTGATTTTAAAAATACTCCTCGCATACCTGTTAATTTACCCAACCAAATCCCTCCCAAATATTAGTTGATTCATGAGTTCGTCCATATTCTACCACATGAAAATCTCACATAGTCATAACAATTTGTAAAAATTAACTCGATATTTGTAAAATTGGGTCTTTTGACATATCCATAGGTATTTCGATCCTGTCTTAACACTTCCATCCGCCGTCACTAATAATTTTTGGTAAAGAAAAAGCCATCTCTATGAGATGACTTTAGCTCGAATTCGATTCACGGCATGGAAGACAGAGGATTTAATCATACCTTCACTACGATTCACCAGCTCTGCCGTTTCCTTAATGGAGTATCCATGAATGAGGCGAAGTTCTAATATCTTACGATGCTCGGTGTTGTTAATATGGGAGACCAGATCGTCGACGCCTTCGTTAATTTCCAGATGCGGTGTATCGAAGTGATGGGTAGGTGCCTCCAGACGACTGTCGCGTTTGAGTGTACGGGTCTGCCTGCGGAAGCTGTCCATGGCAAGATTTCGGGCAATTCGTTTGAGGTAATAGAGAAGCCGGTCTTCAGGGATATCCACGGTAACGTTCATCAGTCGAATGAAACACTCCTGAGCCAGATCCTCTGCATCTTGAGGTTGTTTGACGATATGGGATAGATACCTTGTGATTTCTGATTTATAGTTGATATAAGCATCATTAAGTTGTGTGTTGTTCATATGATGTGAATCCCCCTTGGATACAGATCAGGCTTGGGTCCGGTCTGGTATGAGTCTCTTATGATCCAAGTATATCGGGAGGTTGTTTCCAAACGGTTCAGAGTTGTATCGGAGTTGTAACATTTCGTGCTTCCCTCTATTCAAGCATACGGCTTGGGATACAAAATATAGGCAGATGAAATTCATAGAGCAGGGAGATTACGAGGGTATCATGAGACAAAAAGAGATTTTAATTATTGAGGACGAGGAGTCCATTCGCGATATTTTGTCCTATTCGTTACGTAAAGAAGGATTTGAGATCAAGGAAGCAGCTACGGGTAAAGAGGGGCTGGATCTGCTTCGGGATTCGAAGCCGGATCTGATTCTGCTGGATCTGATGCTGCCAGACATGAGCGGTTTTGATGTGTGCAGGCAATTATCTGTGAATTCCAAGATACCCGTCATCATGATCACCGCCAAGTCGGATATGTTAGACAAGGTACTTGGCATGGAGCTCGGGGCGGATGACTATATTACGAAGCCTTTTGATATCCGTGAGGTGGTTGCGCGCATTCGGGCGATCTTTCGCCGGATTGATCTTATCAGCGAGACACTGGAGAATCAGTCCTATGAGGTGGTAAGGCTCGGAAAGCATATTGAGATCCGCAAGGATGAACGGGAAGTGTGGAAGGACGGGGAACGCGCCGGACTCACGAATAAGGAATATGATCTGTTGTTATTTCTCGTGACCCATCATCGTAAGGTGCATACACGTTCTGAACTGCTGGACAAGGTATGGGGATTTGATTTTGCAGGGGATACGCGAACGGTGGACATTCATGTGCAACGGATTCGCAAGAAGCTGGATAGTGGTGTGCAAGGCATCTCGATGATTGAAACGGTATTCGGTGTGGGGTACAAGCTGAATATTCAGGTACAGACATGAAGTGGACGATCCAGTTCAAATTGGTGGTGCTATTCTCGGTCATCGTCTTTATCGGATTCTCCGTTCTGCTGATTCTGTCCAATAAGGTGGCACAGGAGAATATGTACCGAGAAGTACATGAGGATATGGTGCAATCGAAAAGAAACCTGGACATCGCGCTGAATCAGTACTTCCTGATTCATAACAAACGTATGAGCAAAGACTCGCTCGAAGCTGGAAACCGCGAGCTCGCGGAGCAGATTGGTTCAGCCGTTGGCGGGAAGATTACGGTATACCGTCCCGATGCTTCGCCCTACGGATCTGCTGGCAGCGAGGTTAACATTGCTAAGCGCGCTGACCATCCTGATGTGGAGGAAGCCATAAAGTCCCGGATCGCTTACACCACAGTTGTGGATAAAGGTCGGGTCACCTCCAGTCTGTCCTTCCCGCTTCAGATGGATCAACAATTGATTGGAATTGTACAGTTGGAAAAGGATTATACGGACTTGTACAGAAGCAATCTCCGGTTCCAGAATACAATTAAGCTGTTTGCAGCGGTTATTTTCGTATTTGTATTTATCGCGTCTATCTTTATTTCCCGGAAAATTACACAGCCCATCCGTGTACTCACGAAACGTTCTGCGGAAGTGGCTCAGGGAAGTCTGAATGCAGACATTCAGATTACCACCAAGGATGAGATCGGTGAATTGGCTTCAAGCTTCACCGTCATGATTGATCGGGTACGGGAGCAGATTGATGTGATTGAGCGGGAGCGGGACGAAGTGAAGCAAGTGCAGGCGCGAAGCAAAGTCTTTTTTGACAATGTGACACATGAATTAAAGACACCGCTAACGACAATTCTGGGGTACGCCCAGATTTTGCGGGATAATGGATTTACCGATCAGGACTTTTTTGACAAAGGCATGAATTATATTATCAAAGAAAGCCAGCGTCTCAACACGATGGTTGCGGATATCCTGGAGGTCTCGGTCTCGTCTGCGGTCATTCAGGCGTACCGATTCGAACGTATCGATGTATCCGATATTATTCGTGAAGCTTGTGAAGACATGTCGATAAAGGCTAGCAAGTACAATATAGGCATTCACTATGAGCTGGAGGAGCATCAGTATCTACAGGGAGATCGGGACAAGCTGAAAGAGGTCTTCCTCAACGTCCTGGATAATTCGGTCAAGTACAGTGATGTGAACTCCATCATCGAAGTACAATCCTTCCGGTTAGGTGATTCCATCGCTATTGTAATTCGTGATCAGGGAGAAGGTATCGGTGCTGAAGCGCTCCAGCATGTATTTGAACCCTTTTACCAGGATAAAGGAATTAACAGGGCCGAGAAGGGCAGTGCCGGACTGGGTTTGTCTATTGTGAAGAACATTGTTGAGCGTCATGGAGGAACAGTGGAGATGAAGAGCATCATGCGGCAAGGGACACAAGTGAATATCAGTCTTCCGGGGGAAATGAACGCATGAGACATGACGGATTTTGGCGTAAAAACCGTGACAAATTGATGCTGTCCGGGCTGTTGGTCGCATTTGTCAGCGGAATTTTCGGGATTGGCAGCCTGTTCAGTATCGGAAATCTCAAGCCACGAACCGTAATTTTGCCAAGTGAGCAATTCAATAGCCGTCTGGCACCGCCACCGAGTAGTACGATTCAGATCGAGTCAGCTACCAAGATTCCGAATGACTTTGCAATCTTTGATTTTGAAGTGGTAGATCGGAACACGATTATATTAAATCAACTGGAATCCTCCTATTCCGGGCTTCAGCTGTCTCTCCTGCATCTGGATGATAATGAAGTGAAGAGTATTGCGAGTAATACGGATTATGGCGTTGCGATTAGCCCGGATCACAAGAAAATCATCTACTCCCAGTACCGGGCGGGGCAGGCGCAGAAGACGACATATGAGTATGTGATTGAGAGCGGGGAACGTCGCAAGCTTCCGAACGACAACTCGTATTATAGAGTGTTTACAGGGAACGAATCCTACATCGGTCAGGATGATCTTTCATTTAAACAAGTTGATCTGAGCAAGGGGACGAATCAAGTCATCTACACGTATGATGAGCTAATGGGCATGTTCACAGGACCAAGACAAGGGAAGGGTTCGAGTGATACGTTTATCGTGATGGATGTATTGCAGGTCAGTGAAGATCTGAAGCAGTTTTATATGCTGGTGATGCTGAAAGACAATTATGCCATCTATCGTGTATCGCTTGAGGACGGACATGAAGTGAAGGCGTATGCTGCAATGGAAGACATTCAACAATTCAAGTTGCTGAAAAATGGTGATATGCTCATCCAGGGAACGATGAATAAGGTACAGGGGCTGTATCGGTATCGAGCAGCGCAGGAGCAGTATGATCTGGTATTACAAGGTTCCATCTGGAACTTCGAACTGGATGCAGATGAATCGCGAATCGCTTACTTTTATCCAATGGATAATCAGAATCTGAAGAATGAGTTGCATATTGCCTACCTGAATGACAGCAAGCTTTCGTCGGATACGGTGATCTACCGCAATATTGATAACTTCATCAATCTGAAATGGAAAGACGATGAGCTATTTGCAGTGGGCAGCACGATGGATAAAAGTGAGATGTACCGCTTTAGTTTCAGAGCCTGGTAAGCTGCGGAAGGCATACGAATATAAGACCTTGGTCTGTTTAGAGCTGGCATAGCTACTCTGCGGATAAGGTCTTTTTGTTATGACATTTTACAAGTTGGATACAACTCCGGCCAGCCCGGATACATCTCGATCCTATAATGAAGAGGGAATGTGCGACGCGAATCTTTTTGAACAACATCTGTACATATTTAGCAAGTAGAAAGGAAGAAATGCAGCAATGCTTCAAGTTGAACAATTATCCCACTCGTTCCGTAATAGCCAGGGAACCGTGCCGGTGCTTCAGGATATCAACCTGACAATTGGAGAAGGCAAGATGGTGGCCCTGCTGGGCAGTTCGGGTTCGGGCAAATCCACACTGCTCAATCTGATGGCGGGGCTGATGAAACCGGATCAGGGCAAGATTCTCATTGCGGGACAAGATATTGTACGGTTCAGCGAAAACCGTCTGGCTGAGTTCAGGCGCAGTCACATCGGGTTTATTTTTCAATCCTATGAGCTGCTGTCTAACCTTACAATCCGGGAAAATGTAGAGCTACCTTTGGTGTTTATGGGCATAAGCCCTACGAAACGTAAAGCAAAAGCCTTGAAGCTGCTGGAACAGGTTGGACTGGGTGAAAAAGCAAACTTGTTCCCATCCCAGTTGTCGGGTGGTCAACAACAACGTGTCAGTATTGCACGCTCGCTCATTACCGAACCTTCGGTGATCTTTGCGGATGAGCCTACGGGAAATTTGGATACCGAGACGGAGGAAGAGATCATTGCGATTTTGCAGCAGCTTAACCGGGATATGAATACGACCTTTGTCATTGTGACACATGAAGCAGAGGTCGCGGAGCAAATGCAAGTCGTGCTTACACTGCAACATGGAATACTGGTCGAAGAGGCTATAAGGGAAGTTTGAGGCAAAAGGAGAGGAAATGTGAGAATACGGGATGTAGCACGTATGGCCTGGGGACAGATCATTCGCAGAAAAATGGTCACATTGCTGTGCATGATGGGGCTGTCCATCGGTTCTGCCGCCATGATCATTGCACTTAGTGTGGGGCAGTCCGTACAGACCTATAGCGAGAAAACATTGAACGACAATTACAAGATGGATGAGATTACGATTACACCTAATGAAGGCATTCGTACCGGCAACGGCAAGGGGAGTGGTCAGACATCGAAGTTTGAACGTGGGGCGCTGACGTTGGAGAAAATTCAGATTATCCAAAGACTTCCCCATGTTGTTGCGGTAGCTCCCATGTTAAAGCTGGATTCGCTCGAAATGGTGCTTCCGGATGGTCGCAGTACGTATGTTGAGGTCATCGGTACCCAACTAGAGACCCTGAGCGGATTTGGATACAAGTATGCTGAGGGACGTGGGGCAGAGGATGGTCGTATGGCGGTGACCAGTTATGGGGCTGCATTTGGACTCGTGGACCCCAAAGTAACTCAGAAGTTATTTGAGCAGTTGAATGCTGATCCATATAACAATGAGCTTTTGGAGCAGTTTACGGAAATGTCTGCCAAGCAAGATCAGTTGGTTCAGCAGCGTATTCAGTTTCGATATGAAGATTATGCGAATGCGAGCAAAACCAAAATGAGTGGTTCTATACGGGTGTCTGGAGAACTGATGAAGCCTTCCAACATGGATGATATGAGCGCTCAAAACGATAAAAAAGTATATCTGCCGCTCGATACAGCTCGTGCATTGCAGGATGAGCTTGGATTACAGCAGACCGACAGCAGTGCAGCCAAGCATCTTAACTCGGCTCTGGTCAAGGTTGAGGACAAACGTTATGTATCCCAGGTGGAAGAACAGATTAAAAAGCTAACGTTGAACACACAGAGTAATCTGTTCCAGGAGGAAGCGATGGCAGATCAATTGGCGATGTACCAAAAAGCGGCATTGGGAATCGGAGGTTTTATCATGCTGCTAGCCTCATTATCCATTATTGTAGCGATGATTATGTCTACGCATCAGCGTCGTAAACAGATTGGTGTGATGAAGGTGCTGGGCGCAAATCTGTGGCAGATCCGCCAGATGTTTATTACGGAAGCAGCGATGCTTGGATTAATGGGCGGCGTGGCTGGTGTGGGGATCGCCTTTGGTGCCCTCGGCGGGGTAAACAGTCTGCTGGCGAGTCAGATGGCAGATCAGATGAATGGTCCGATGACCGTCGTTATTCAGCAGTCGGCTCTGCCACTTGGCATCGTTTTTGCTGTTCTGGTTGGCATTGTATCGGGTATATATCCGGCAATCAGCGCATCTCGGACCAATGCATTAACTGTGATCAAATCAATGTAATTTTATCAGCGAAAGGGAAATTGGGCACATGAAGAAATGGATTAAAATTATCATCACCGTTGTACTTTTGGCAGGTGTGGGGTACTGGTTGTATGAAAAGTACAAGCCAAAACCGGAGGCGCCTATAGAGATTCCGCCCCCGATTA from Paenibacillus sp. FSL R5-0341 harbors:
- a CDS encoding chitinase N-terminal domain-containing protein, whose product is MALPLQTGLWNGDASVHAEGPTDPAPFIQAKVVNQNAGKKVLFDNSHGQTAGAADWVIDGGFSDFGNALANDGYYVKELRKTTPFTYDDLKEYNVFVIAEPQIPFKTSEQAALKQYVEMGGSIFFVGDHYNADRNKNRWDGSEVINGYRRGAFEDPTKGMSTDERNSEAMQNVTSTDWLSDNFGVRFRYNALGDINANIVVPADQAFGITEGVSAVAMHAGSTLAITDPEKAKGIVYLPKTNAKWNNAVDQGVYNGGGIEEGPYVAVSKLGAGKAAFIGDSSPVEDASPKYLREETGTRKTTYDGFKEADDAVLLVNTVNWLATQENYTDLTQVNGLELDTATALLPFEEPAASTEPQAEPWSAPAAGYKWYDRSTFKAGSYGGPASSANAAYSFVKQDTLPNAEDFQIRVVVENMAPNTTVSGYSAGIYLTGGTQVAMIQNESGTWPTSYGYSSTFSVTSDSQGRGIKDLNVRIKPGTTGAASLRLRLNGSNLITNAVTVGNVPAEQLPEEEGPIPAAITVAEARTKAVGTTVTIEGVVTTEPGAFGGQAFYLQDETAGIYVFQHTSGFHAGDKVKVTAATTIYNSEFELTDIIAIEKTGTASVPAPIEVTAITDANQGQLVQLKDVTIENIISATPVGSFEFDAVAADGTSTHIRVDTRTGVTDTSFPYVAGDKIDITGVSAIFKDVYQLKPRGLNDFVPAENQGGGETPSTPAEGAPGKPVLSSDNGYTTGLFEGSYNVSMNLWWGENGSTYKLYENGVLIDTQKLTAASPSAQSSKTAITGKANGTYTYVAELTNDKGTTRSDELTVQVTNAAPGKANLSQNNWDGDGNYNVSMNLWWGTNATEYRLYENDVLIDAQALKADTPASQSATTELSGRANGTYTYRAELINAAGVTSTETITVQVTKALPLAS
- a CDS encoding RNA polymerase sigma factor yields the protein MNNTQLNDAYINYKSEITRYLSHIVKQPQDAEDLAQECFIRLMNVTVDIPEDRLLYYLKRIARNLAMDSFRRQTRTLKRDSRLEAPTHHFDTPHLEINEGVDDLVSHINNTEHRKILELRLIHGYSIKETAELVNRSEGMIKSSVFHAVNRIRAKVIS
- a CDS encoding response regulator transcription factor — encoded protein: MRQKEILIIEDEESIRDILSYSLRKEGFEIKEAATGKEGLDLLRDSKPDLILLDLMLPDMSGFDVCRQLSVNSKIPVIMITAKSDMLDKVLGMELGADDYITKPFDIREVVARIRAIFRRIDLISETLENQSYEVVRLGKHIEIRKDEREVWKDGERAGLTNKEYDLLLFLVTHHRKVHTRSELLDKVWGFDFAGDTRTVDIHVQRIRKKLDSGVQGISMIETVFGVGYKLNIQVQT
- a CDS encoding HAMP domain-containing sensor histidine kinase codes for the protein MKWTIQFKLVVLFSVIVFIGFSVLLILSNKVAQENMYREVHEDMVQSKRNLDIALNQYFLIHNKRMSKDSLEAGNRELAEQIGSAVGGKITVYRPDASPYGSAGSEVNIAKRADHPDVEEAIKSRIAYTTVVDKGRVTSSLSFPLQMDQQLIGIVQLEKDYTDLYRSNLRFQNTIKLFAAVIFVFVFIASIFISRKITQPIRVLTKRSAEVAQGSLNADIQITTKDEIGELASSFTVMIDRVREQIDVIERERDEVKQVQARSKVFFDNVTHELKTPLTTILGYAQILRDNGFTDQDFFDKGMNYIIKESQRLNTMVADILEVSVSSAVIQAYRFERIDVSDIIREACEDMSIKASKYNIGIHYELEEHQYLQGDRDKLKEVFLNVLDNSVKYSDVNSIIEVQSFRLGDSIAIVIRDQGEGIGAEALQHVFEPFYQDKGINRAEKGSAGLGLSIVKNIVERHGGTVEMKSIMRQGTQVNISLPGEMNA
- a CDS encoding ABC transporter ATP-binding protein translates to MLQVEQLSHSFRNSQGTVPVLQDINLTIGEGKMVALLGSSGSGKSTLLNLMAGLMKPDQGKILIAGQDIVRFSENRLAEFRRSHIGFIFQSYELLSNLTIRENVELPLVFMGISPTKRKAKALKLLEQVGLGEKANLFPSQLSGGQQQRVSIARSLITEPSVIFADEPTGNLDTETEEEIIAILQQLNRDMNTTFVIVTHEAEVAEQMQVVLTLQHGILVEEAIREV
- a CDS encoding ABC transporter permease; this encodes MRIRDVARMAWGQIIRRKMVTLLCMMGLSIGSAAMIIALSVGQSVQTYSEKTLNDNYKMDEITITPNEGIRTGNGKGSGQTSKFERGALTLEKIQIIQRLPHVVAVAPMLKLDSLEMVLPDGRSTYVEVIGTQLETLSGFGYKYAEGRGAEDGRMAVTSYGAAFGLVDPKVTQKLFEQLNADPYNNELLEQFTEMSAKQDQLVQQRIQFRYEDYANASKTKMSGSIRVSGELMKPSNMDDMSAQNDKKVYLPLDTARALQDELGLQQTDSSAAKHLNSALVKVEDKRYVSQVEEQIKKLTLNTQSNLFQEEAMADQLAMYQKAALGIGGFIMLLASLSIIVAMIMSTHQRRKQIGVMKVLGANLWQIRQMFITEAAMLGLMGGVAGVGIAFGALGGVNSLLASQMADQMNGPMTVVIQQSALPLGIVFAVLVGIVSGIYPAISASRTNALTVIKSM